CGAAAGAGCTGACGGAGATCCTCCAGGAGCTGGACGAGGATCTCGCCCGGCAGGAGGCGGCGATCCGGGAGCGCCGGGTACGGCTGCGCGCGCTGCTGGACGCCGACGAACTGCCCGCCGAAGGGCCCGTCTCCCCCGAACTCGCCGCGCTGTTCAGTGAGATGGCCCCGCTGTCCGACTCCCCCATGGCCGCCAAGGACCGTGAGGTGCTCGCCCTCATCGAGGCCGCCGCGAGCCCCGCGGAGCGGGAGCGGATGCTGTCGGCGGTGAACTCCGTGCTCGCCTCGCCCGAAGGGGTGGCCAGGGCCAACGAGGCCTACGCGCTCCTCGACGCCCTCGCCGAGGCCTCCGTCGACGATCCTCGCGTGGCCGAGGCCGCCCGCAAGCTCGCCGACAGCACACCCCGCGAACTGCTCCCCGAAGCCGTCTCCCTGGACCACGGCAGCAGCTTCCTGCGCGCCTTCTACGCCGACTTCGCCCCGGCCCAGGCGGAGGCCATCCGTCGGGCCATGCGCATCCTCACGGAGGAGACATGAGAACAGCGGCCTCCGCCCTCGTACGGCATGAACTGCGGCTGTTCGTCAGCCTCGCACTGTGGATGGCCCGGCGTACTCACCAGGCCCGGCACGGACGAGCCTTCGGATACGCCCGTGGCGAGGGGCTGTTGATGTTCGGGCTGGCGTTCGTGTGCGTGATCGAGTCGGTGACGATGTCCGTGCTGCTGCGGGATCTGCCCGCCGTGCACACGCCGGTCCTCGTGCTGGACGTCTACACCGTCGTCCTCGTCGTGGGCATGCACGCGGCCAACGTCGTACGGCCCCACGTGCTCGACGCCGACTCCCTCCGGATCCGCCGCGCCGCGCACGTCGACCTGCGCATACCGCTGCACCACATCACCGGTGTACGGCGGGAGTTGCGCGCCAGCCACCAGCGCACCGAGGGTGAACTCGACCTCGCCATGGGCGCACGGACCACCGTCACCCTCGAACTGGCCCAGCCGATCCGCCACTTCACTTTTCTCGGGCGCCCGAAGCAGATCCACCTCGTCCGCTTCCACGCCGACGAACCCGGCGAGCTCGTACGCGCGGTCACGCAGGCACGAAACGCACGGTCGGAGCAGGTTCGGGGTCGGCCTGTGTGAGGCGGACCCGCAACCGCTCGCCCAGGGACAGACCGGCGCCCTCGACCCGTCCGATCACCGCCGGTGACTCCAACTGCACCACGCCCACGGTCGGTCGACGCTCCTCGACCTCCACCACGCACCCGTCGAACACCTCCCCCACCCGGTCCTTCAGCAGGGCCGCCTCGACGATGTCCACGCAGGCCCGCTCCACCGCGCCCGCGCGCCGGCCACCCTCGGCCATCTCACGGGGCAGCGCGTCGAACGCGGCCAGGACCCAGTCGGGCACCGGCTCCCCCGCCGTCGCCGCGAGGCAGATCTCCGACGCGTACCGGTCGGCCAGGCGGCGCAGTGGTGCCGTGCAGTGGGCGTAGGGCGCGGCGACGGCCGCGTGGGTGGTGATGTCGGGCAGTACGCCGTCCCGGAAGACCGTGTAACCCGCGCCCCGCAGCAGCGTCGTGCACTCCTGGAGGAACGCCGCGTGGTGCGGGACATGCGGGTCCAGGGAACGGATCAGCGCCGCGTACGACATGTGGTGCGGCCAGTCGATGTGCAGGGCGTGGGCGGTGCGGCGCAGCCGGCCGACCGCGCCGTCTGGGGCGGCTGGGAGGGTGCGCAGGACGCCGGTGCCGTGCGCCAGCATCAGGTCCGCCGCCGCCATCCCGGTCAGCAGGGAGATCTGGGCGTTCCAGCCGTCGGCGGGGAGCGCGGCGCGGTACGTCAGTTCGTAGGTCCCGTTCCGCTCGACGATCTCCTGTTCGGGAACGTTCAGCGAGATCCCGCCCCGCTCGACCTCGAGCTCCTCCCGCAGCCGTCCGATCACCTCCAGCAGCGCCAGTGGCTCCTCGGCCGTCTTCGCGTCGATCTCCTTCTGCACGCCCTCGTAG
Above is a window of Streptomyces sp. NBC_00490 DNA encoding:
- a CDS encoding MerR family transcriptional regulator — its product is MRIGELAAAVGVTTRTVRHYHHQGLLPEPERLGNGYRNYTLRHAVVLARIRRLTELGLGLAEVRDVLADDTAKELTEILQELDEDLARQEAAIRERRVRLRALLDADELPAEGPVSPELAALFSEMAPLSDSPMAAKDREVLALIEAAASPAERERMLSAVNSVLASPEGVARANEAYALLDALAEASVDDPRVAEAARKLADSTPRELLPEAVSLDHGSSFLRAFYADFAPAQAEAIRRAMRILTEET
- a CDS encoding RNB domain-containing ribonuclease, giving the protein MPRRHIRVTGAPEAPLRAALAALRTELGVPQTYPPQASADAGTPPVLPSYDATDIPLFTIDPPASTDLDQAMHLSRRGTGYRVRYAIADVAAFVVPGSALDAETHRRVMTLYFPDEKVPLHPVSLSEGAASLLPDRTRPAALWTIDLDAEGRTVAVDVRRALVRSRAKLNYEGVQKEIDAKTAEEPLALLEVIGRLREELEVERGGISLNVPEQEIVERNGTYELTYRAALPADGWNAQISLLTGMAAADLMLAHGTGVLRTLPAAPDGAVGRLRRTAHALHIDWPHHMSYAALIRSLDPHVPHHAAFLQECTTLLRGAGYTVFRDGVLPDITTHAAVAAPYAHCTAPLRRLADRYASEICLAATAGEPVPDWVLAAFDALPREMAEGGRRAGAVERACVDIVEAALLKDRVGEVFDGCVVEVEERRPTVGVVQLESPAVIGRVEGAGLSLGERLRVRLTQADPEPAPTVRFVPA